A single window of Chloracidobacterium sp. DNA harbors:
- a CDS encoding IS110 family transposase, whose amino-acid sequence MALIHTLGDVRRFRRKEEVVAFVGLDPLEKSSGETRRIGSISKRGSRLARYLLGQAAQASRDKKIRKFYSEVSRRRGRPKAKLQRPVSF is encoded by the coding sequence ATGGCACTTATTCACACGCTCGGCGATGTTCGACGCTTTCGCCGTAAGGAAGAGGTCGTGGCATTTGTAGGACTCGACCCGCTCGAGAAAAGCTCGGGCGAGACGAGGCGGATCGGTTCGATCAGCAAGCGAGGTTCGCGGCTCGCAAGGTACCTGCTCGGGCAGGCAGCCCAGGCAAGTCGCGATAAGAAGATACGGAAGTTCTATTCCGAGGTTAGCCGTCGTAGAGGCCGCCCGAAAGCAAAGTTGCAGCGGCCCGTAAGCTTCTGA